In a single window of the Pirellulales bacterium genome:
- a CDS encoding MBL fold metallo-hydrolase encodes MSELPAIERFVSSSGTRIYRIPCEAFPNFIAYVYLVFDAGPLTLIDTGSGYGNCNSHVLAGLETVRTEFHEPVGVKDIRRILLTHGHIDHFGGLSHLLELTGAEVGIHALDRWVLTAYEERVIVATRALKTYLQRAGVAADLEPMLMEMYGFSKKHVRSVRVDMTLADGMEFDGLRFIHTPGHCPGQVCIAIGDVLISADHILNHITPHQAPESITAYTGLGHYLEALEKVRRLPGFEIALGGHETPIRDVYTRIDEIRVSHERKLDRVTTAIADAPQPATISDVTQIMYPRAIGFNTLLALEEVGAHVEYLYQHGRLRVTNLDEVQTQDSPALRYRVA; translated from the coding sequence ATGAGCGAACTTCCGGCTATCGAGCGGTTTGTCTCCAGTTCGGGCACCCGCATCTATCGCATTCCCTGCGAAGCCTTTCCCAACTTTATTGCCTACGTCTACCTGGTCTTCGATGCCGGGCCGCTGACGCTCATCGATACTGGCAGCGGTTACGGCAACTGCAATAGCCATGTGCTGGCCGGGTTGGAAACGGTACGGACCGAATTTCACGAGCCAGTCGGTGTGAAAGACATCCGCCGCATCCTGCTGACGCACGGCCATATCGATCATTTCGGCGGACTTTCTCACCTGCTGGAGTTGACCGGCGCCGAGGTCGGCATTCACGCACTGGATCGCTGGGTGCTAACTGCCTACGAAGAACGAGTCATCGTCGCCACCCGAGCACTCAAAACGTATCTGCAGCGGGCCGGCGTGGCGGCCGATCTCGAACCGATGCTGATGGAGATGTACGGCTTTTCCAAGAAACACGTGCGCAGCGTGCGGGTCGACATGACTCTGGCCGACGGCATGGAATTCGACGGCCTGCGCTTCATCCATACTCCCGGGCATTGCCCGGGCCAGGTCTGCATCGCCATCGGCGACGTGTTGATTAGCGCCGATCACATCCTTAATCACATTACGCCGCATCAGGCCCCGGAAAGCATCACGGCCTACACGGGGTTGGGACACTATCTCGAAGCCCTGGAAAAAGTGCGCCGCCTACCAGGCTTTGAAATCGCGCTCGGTGGCCATGAAACGCCGATTCGCGATGTCTACACCCGTATCGACGAGATCCGCGTCAGCCACGAACGCAAGCTAGATCGCGTCACCACAGCCATCGCCGACGCGCCCCAGCCAGCCACCATTAGCGACGTAACCCAAATCATGTATCCGCGCGCGATCGGCTTCAACACGCTGTTGGCGCTGGAAGAAGTCGGCGCGCACGTAGAATACCTCTATCAGCACGGCCGGTTGCGCGTGACCAATCTCGACGAAGTACAAACCCAAGACAGCCCGGCGTTACGTTACCGCGTGGCGTGA